A genomic window from Mixophyes fleayi isolate aMixFle1 unplaced genomic scaffold, aMixFle1.hap1 Scaffold_3867, whole genome shotgun sequence includes:
- the LOC142133672 gene encoding lysosomal cobalamin transporter ABCD4-like produces the protein MLSCTVYQPQVPSSTSIFYTCFWPPSLPPVLTLPHLPSHRPRLDWIFLCRFLKIQSVLFPRWTSPNTLMLFTLLIVALTGQLMVYQVGILPSQFYGVLSDRDLSSFKNLIVLAVILILVISVLRSTEQYISKLLYVSCRKVMTQHLHRLYFNNQVYYTLSVQHAHVDNPDQRMTQDVERLCRELGTFISKVLTTPFTLVYYTYQCTVRSVYYSYQCTVRSVYYTYQCTVRSVYYSYQCTV, from the exons ATGTTGTCCTGCACAGTTTACCAGCCCCAGGTTCCATCATCCACATCCATATtctacacctgcttctggcctcccagtctcccccctgTTCTCACTCTCCCGCACCTTCCTTCTCACAGACCGCGGCTGGACTGGATCTTTCTGTGCAGATTCCTGAAAATTCAGAGTGTGCTGTTTCCAAGATGGACGTCTCCCAACACACTGATGTTGTTTACACTTCTGATAGTGGCACTAACAG GGCAGCTGATGGTATACCAGGTTGGTATCTTGCCCAGTCAGTTCTATGGAGTTCTCTCAGACCGGGATTTGTCAAGCTTCAAAAATTTGATCGTCCTGGCCGTGATTCTGATCCTTGTTATTTCTGTG CTTCGCAGCACGGAGCAGTACATCAGTAAGCTGCTCTACGTCAGTTGCCGGAAAGTGATGACACAACATCTGCACAGACTGTACTTCAACAATCAAGTGTATTACACGCTGAGCGTACAGCATGCACATGTGGATAACCC AGATCAGCGAATGACTCAAGATGTGGAGCGTCTGTGTCGTGAACTCGGCACTTTCATCAGCAAAGTCCTGACAACGCCCTTCACACtggtgtattacacctatcagtgtactgtcaggtcagtgtattactcctatcagtgtactgtcaggtcagtgtattacacctatcagtgtactgtcaggtcagtgtattactcctatcagtgtactgtcag